In the genome of Limnobaculum zhutongyuii, one region contains:
- a CDS encoding D-2-hydroxyacid dehydrogenase yields MKIVILDGHTLNPGDISWTEIEQLGQLTVYDRTPAELIVERIGDADIVLTNKTPISQQTIEQCRSIKMIGVLATGYNIVDVKAARQRNIPVCNVPSYSTMSVAQLSTALLLELCHHVGEHSNDVRSGGWSKSIDFCYWHSPLIELMGKKLGLIGYGQIGSAFAKIALAMGMEILVYTPSQRKSIEQPNLRVVMLDQLLAESDVISLHCPLTEQNTGLINQSNIAKMKNGVMLINTSRGGLIVEQDLADALNSGKVAGAGLDVLSTEPPSENNPLLNARNCIITPHIAWAPKEARLRLMEITVNNLKHFIAGKLQNVVN; encoded by the coding sequence ATGAAAATAGTTATCTTAGATGGTCATACCCTGAATCCGGGAGACATTTCCTGGACTGAGATTGAACAGCTGGGTCAGTTAACCGTTTACGATCGCACTCCGGCGGAACTCATTGTCGAACGAATCGGTGATGCTGACATTGTGTTAACCAATAAAACGCCGATTAGCCAGCAAACCATTGAGCAATGCCGCTCAATTAAAATGATTGGTGTATTAGCGACTGGTTATAACATTGTTGATGTTAAAGCGGCCCGTCAAAGAAACATACCGGTATGTAATGTTCCCAGTTACAGCACTATGTCAGTTGCTCAGTTAAGCACCGCACTGTTACTGGAACTATGCCACCACGTTGGCGAACACAGTAACGATGTTCGTTCTGGCGGCTGGTCGAAAAGTATCGATTTTTGCTATTGGCATTCACCGCTTATTGAGTTAATGGGTAAAAAACTGGGCTTGATTGGCTACGGTCAGATTGGTTCTGCCTTTGCTAAAATAGCACTGGCGATGGGCATGGAAATTTTGGTGTATACCCCAAGCCAGAGAAAGAGTATTGAACAACCTAATTTGCGTGTGGTTATGTTAGACCAACTGTTGGCAGAGTCAGATGTGATTAGTTTGCACTGTCCCCTGACCGAACAGAACACCGGTCTGATTAATCAGAGTAATATCGCCAAAATGAAGAATGGTGTGATGCTGATTAACACCTCGCGTGGTGGGTTAATTGTCGAACAGGATTTGGCAGATGCGCTGAACAGTGGAAAAGTTGCTGGTGCAGGACTGGATGTACTGTCCACCGAGCCGCCATCAGAAAACAATCCATTACTCAATGCCCGCAACTGCATTATCACTCCTCATATCGCCTGGGCCCCTAAAGAGGCTCGTCTGCGTCTGATGGAGATTACGGTAAACAATCTGAAGCATTTCATCGCCGGTAAGCTACAAAACGTGGTGAACTAA
- a CDS encoding cytochrome o ubiquinol oxidase subunit III, which translates to MATDTLINSHAHLDEHEHHDHDSGAKTVFGFWIYLMSDCILFASVFATYAVLATGIADGPSGKEIFELPYVIGETALLLLSSFTYGMAIISMYKGNKSQVIGWLAITFLFGLGFIGMEINEFHLLISEGYGPSRSAFLSGFFTLVGTHGLHVTLGLIWMAIMMIQVSKKGLTPKNNARLMCLSLFWHFLDVIWICVFTVVYLMGAI; encoded by the coding sequence ATGGCAACTGATACCTTGATCAATTCTCACGCTCACCTTGATGAGCATGAGCACCACGATCACGATAGTGGTGCCAAGACCGTATTCGGTTTTTGGATCTACCTGATGAGCGACTGTATTCTGTTCGCCTCAGTATTTGCTACCTATGCCGTACTGGCAACCGGAATTGCAGATGGCCCATCAGGCAAAGAGATTTTTGAACTGCCTTATGTTATCGGTGAAACAGCCCTGCTGTTATTAAGTAGCTTTACTTACGGTATGGCTATCATTTCGATGTACAAGGGTAATAAGAGTCAGGTTATTGGTTGGTTAGCCATCACTTTCCTGTTCGGCCTTGGCTTTATCGGCATGGAAATCAATGAATTTCATCTGCTGATCAGTGAAGGTTATGGCCCATCGCGCAGCGCCTTCTTATCAGGATTCTTTACTCTGGTTGGTACTCACGGACTGCACGTTACCCTGGGTCTGATCTGGATGGCAATCATGATGATTCAGGTATCGAAGAAGGGTTTAACGCCAAAAAATAATGCGCGTTTAATGTGCCTCAGCCTGTTCTGGCACTTCCTGGATGTTATCTGGATTTGCGTGTTTACCGTGGTTTATCTGATGGGGGCAATCTAA
- a CDS encoding MFS transporter, translating to MNDYAMTPGERRATFGLGLVFSLRMLGMFMVLPVLTTYGMALAGATKPLIGLAIGIYGLTQAIFQIPFGLISDRVGRKPLIVGGLLIFAIGSMIAALSDSIWGVILGRALQGSGAIAAAVMALLSDLTREQNRTKAMAFIGVSFGITFAIAMVLGPIVTHAFGLNALFWGIAVLALAGIVLTLTLIPTPSGHVLNRESGMVKGSFSKVLRNERLLKLNIGILCLHTLLMATFLALPVAMENAGFMPADHWKVYLVTMLVSFVAVVPFIIIAEKKRKMKQVFLTCVALLLISESILFSSGQHLWTIFIGVQLFFIAFNIMEAILPSLISKEAPAGYKGTAMGVYSTSQFIGVAIGGSLGGWLFGLNGTSAVFTGCVVLCALWFMLSTTMKQPPYVSSLRIELPATALQDGLLESYLKMVAGVNDVVIVPEEQSAYVKIDSGKTNRAKLEQLISSYHSQPA from the coding sequence ATGAACGATTATGCAATGACTCCGGGAGAGCGCCGGGCTACCTTTGGTCTGGGATTAGTGTTCTCCCTGCGTATGCTGGGAATGTTTATGGTACTGCCGGTTCTTACCACTTACGGTATGGCTCTGGCAGGGGCAACTAAACCGCTCATTGGCCTTGCCATTGGCATCTACGGCCTGACACAGGCTATCTTCCAAATTCCTTTTGGCCTGATTTCCGATCGGGTTGGTCGTAAACCGCTAATCGTTGGCGGATTGTTGATTTTTGCTATCGGCAGCATGATTGCGGCTTTAAGTGACTCGATATGGGGCGTGATTCTGGGACGCGCACTGCAGGGCTCTGGCGCCATTGCTGCCGCAGTTATGGCTCTGCTTTCAGACCTGACCCGGGAACAAAACCGTACTAAAGCCATGGCGTTTATTGGCGTCAGCTTTGGTATTACTTTTGCCATTGCAATGGTACTGGGGCCTATTGTTACTCACGCTTTTGGCCTTAATGCACTGTTTTGGGGTATCGCCGTATTGGCACTGGCAGGAATAGTACTGACGCTAACGCTGATACCTACGCCTTCCGGTCATGTATTAAACCGGGAATCCGGTATGGTAAAAGGCAGTTTTAGTAAAGTCCTCAGAAATGAACGTTTGCTAAAACTGAATATCGGCATTCTCTGCCTGCATACTTTACTGATGGCAACCTTCCTTGCTCTGCCGGTAGCGATGGAAAATGCCGGTTTTATGCCAGCCGATCACTGGAAGGTTTATCTGGTCACGATGTTGGTTTCTTTTGTCGCAGTTGTGCCCTTCATCATAATTGCGGAAAAAAAACGCAAAATGAAGCAAGTATTTTTAACCTGTGTCGCACTGCTTCTTATTTCAGAGTCTATACTTTTTTCCAGCGGGCAACACCTGTGGACTATTTTTATCGGTGTTCAGCTATTTTTTATCGCTTTCAATATCATGGAAGCCATCTTACCTTCGCTGATAAGTAAAGAAGCCCCGGCAGGTTATAAAGGTACAGCGATGGGTGTCTATTCAACCAGCCAATTTATTGGTGTGGCTATCGGCGGAAGTTTGGGTGGATGGTTATTTGGCCTTAACGGAACAAGTGCAGTATTTACTGGCTGCGTTGTGCTCTGTGCGTTGTGGTTCATGCTCAGTACCACAATGAAACAACCACCTTATGTCAGCAGCCTGCGCATTGAATTACCAGCAACAGCATTGCAAGACGGTCTGTTAGAAAGTTACCTGAAAATGGTTGCCGGTGTGAATGATGTCGTCATTGTGCCGGAAGAACAGTCTGCCTATGTAAAAATCGATTCGGGTAAAACTAATCGAGCTAAATTGGAACAGTTAATCAGTTCGTATCACTCTCAACCGGCGTAA
- the yedE gene encoding selenium metabolism membrane protein YedE/FdhT, whose translation MRWQDFKTQYLIKFWAPLPAVIAAGILSTYYFGLTGTFWAVTGEFTRWGGHIAQLFGADPQQWGYFKVIGLEGTPLDRIDGMMIIGMFGGCIAAALWANNIKLRLPQHRIRIFQAVLGGIIAGFGARLAMGCNLAAFFTGIPQFSLHAWFFALATAVGSYFGARFTLLPIFRIPVKLQKVSAASPLTQKPAQARRRFRMGMIIFLVMVIWGMVEITNSPKLGIAMLFGLGFGLLIERAQICFTSAFRDLWITGRTHMAKAIIIGMAVSAIGIFSYVQMGAHPKIMWAGPNAVLGGLLFGFGIVLAGGCETGWMYRAVEGQVHYWWVGLGNVIGATILAYYWDDIAPALATNYDKVNLLDTFGPYGGLLVTYILLGLAFVAMLWWEKHFFAKKNAQSAISLDTSKEPA comes from the coding sequence ATGCGTTGGCAAGATTTTAAAACCCAGTATTTAATAAAATTCTGGGCACCTCTCCCTGCGGTTATTGCAGCAGGTATTCTTTCTACTTATTATTTTGGCTTAACCGGCACATTTTGGGCGGTAACGGGCGAATTCACTCGCTGGGGTGGTCATATCGCTCAGCTATTTGGTGCCGATCCTCAACAATGGGGCTATTTCAAGGTGATTGGCCTTGAAGGAACGCCACTGGATCGCATCGATGGTATGATGATTATTGGTATGTTCGGTGGCTGTATTGCCGCGGCACTATGGGCCAATAATATTAAGCTGCGTTTACCACAGCATCGTATCCGTATTTTTCAGGCGGTACTGGGAGGCATTATTGCCGGTTTCGGTGCTCGTTTAGCGATGGGCTGTAACCTGGCGGCTTTCTTTACCGGTATTCCTCAGTTTTCACTGCATGCCTGGTTCTTTGCGTTGGCTACGGCAGTAGGGTCTTACTTCGGTGCTCGTTTTACTCTATTGCCAATATTTCGTATCCCGGTCAAATTGCAAAAGGTCAGTGCCGCATCACCATTGACTCAAAAACCTGCTCAGGCTCGTCGCCGCTTTCGTATGGGGATGATTATCTTCCTGGTGATGGTTATCTGGGGAATGGTGGAGATTACCAATAGTCCTAAGCTGGGAATTGCAATGCTATTTGGGTTGGGGTTTGGTTTGTTGATTGAACGAGCCCAAATCTGCTTCACATCGGCTTTTCGCGATCTGTGGATCACCGGACGTACCCATATGGCGAAAGCCATTATTATCGGTATGGCGGTGAGCGCAATTGGGATCTTCAGCTATGTCCAGATGGGTGCCCATCCAAAAATTATGTGGGCCGGGCCAAATGCGGTATTGGGTGGCTTACTGTTTGGTTTTGGTATTGTATTAGCCGGTGGTTGTGAAACGGGTTGGATGTATCGTGCAGTTGAAGGGCAGGTTCACTATTGGTGGGTAGGCCTGGGTAACGTTATTGGTGCGACTATTCTGGCCTATTATTGGGATGATATTGCGCCGGCACTGGCAACTAACTATGACAAAGTGAACCTGCTTGATACCTTTGGCCCTTATGGCGGTTTGCTAGTGACATATATTTTATTGGGCTTAGCCTTTGTCGCCATGCTGTGGTGGGAGAAGCACTTTTTTGCCAAAAAGAATGCCCAAAGCGCCATTTCCCTTGATACCAGTAAGGAACCCGCATGA
- the yrbN gene encoding protein YrbN has translation MTEYFLNKVCRLAAIFSEARVHV, from the coding sequence ATGACTGAGTATTTTCTCAATAAGGTATGTAGACTGGCCGCCATTTTTAGTGAGGCACGTGTACATGTCTGA
- the yedF gene encoding sulfurtransferase-like selenium metabolism protein YedF has protein sequence MSQDNQNIVPDYRLDMVGEPCPYPAVATLEAMPQLKKGEVLEVISDCPQSINNIPLDAKNHGYEVLDIQQDGPTIRYLIRK, from the coding sequence ATGAGTCAGGATAACCAAAATATAGTTCCGGATTACCGTTTAGATATGGTGGGTGAGCCTTGTCCTTATCCCGCGGTAGCAACACTGGAAGCCATGCCTCAGTTGAAGAAAGGGGAAGTACTGGAAGTGATCAGTGATTGCCCGCAATCCATTAATAATATCCCTCTTGATGCCAAAAACCATGGCTATGAAGTGCTGGATATTCAGCAGGATGGACCAACCATTCGTTATTTAATCAGAAAATAA
- the cyoE gene encoding heme o synthase has translation MIKKYLLVTKPGIIFGNMISVIGGFLLASQGSVDFSLLFATIIGVSLVVASGCVFNNYIDRDIDCLMERTKNRVLVQGLISPAITILYACMLGIAGFALLYVYTNLLAVEFALLGFVVYVGLYSLYLKRKSVYGTLVGSLSGAAPPVIGYCAVSNQFDTGALILLVIFSLWQMPHSYAIAIFRYKDYLAASIPVLPVKRGISVTKNHITLYIIGFIVATLMLTISGYAGYSYLFVAAVVGFGWLIMALTGYKTTDNKIWARKLFIFSIVAITTLSIMMSVDYSQVAAPESLLTFVWP, from the coding sequence ATGATTAAGAAATATCTGTTAGTCACCAAACCGGGAATCATTTTTGGCAATATGATTTCAGTCATTGGAGGATTCCTGCTCGCCTCTCAGGGCAGCGTGGATTTCTCCCTGCTGTTTGCCACTATTATCGGCGTCTCTCTGGTAGTGGCATCCGGCTGTGTGTTTAATAACTATATTGACCGGGATATTGATTGCCTGATGGAAAGAACCAAGAACCGCGTTCTGGTTCAGGGATTAATCTCCCCTGCCATCACTATTCTCTACGCTTGCATGTTGGGAATTGCTGGCTTTGCCTTACTCTACGTCTATACCAATTTACTGGCGGTAGAGTTTGCTCTGTTAGGGTTCGTGGTTTATGTGGGGCTATACAGTCTGTATCTGAAACGTAAATCCGTTTACGGTACTCTGGTCGGAAGTCTGTCTGGTGCCGCTCCACCGGTTATCGGTTACTGTGCGGTGAGCAATCAGTTTGATACCGGGGCATTAATTCTGCTGGTAATTTTTAGCCTGTGGCAAATGCCTCATTCATACGCTATCGCTATTTTCCGCTATAAGGATTATCTGGCTGCGTCAATTCCGGTTCTGCCGGTAAAACGCGGGATTTCCGTAACCAAAAACCACATTACGCTGTATATCATCGGCTTTATTGTGGCGACACTGATGTTAACTATTAGTGGCTATGCGGGTTATAGCTATCTGTTTGTTGCAGCAGTGGTTGGTTTTGGCTGGCTGATTATGGCTTTAACCGGTTATAAAACAACAGATAACAAAATTTGGGCAAGAAAGCTGTTCATCTTCTCCATTGTGGCTATCACTACGCTAAGCATCATGATGTCGGTAGACTACTCTCAGGTGGCAGCACCTGAGTCGCTGCTTACCTTCGTCTGGCCATAA
- a CDS encoding DEAD/DEAH family ATP-dependent RNA helicase, with protein MSEIETSFADLGLSAPLLKALTDMGYEKPSPIQSACIPHLLEGRDVLGMAQTGSGKTAAFALPFLNNIQADMACPQVLVLAPTRELAVQVAEACTEYAKNMSGIRVVALYGGQRYDVQLRALRQGPQIVVGTPGRLLDHLKRGTLDLSKLKGLVLDEADEMLRMGFIEDVETIMAQIPAEHQTALFSATMPEAIRRITRRFMKDPQEVRIQSSVVNTPDISQSYWTVYGMRKNEALVRFLEAEDFDAAIIFVRTKNATLEVAEALERSGYNSAALNGDMNQALREQTLERLKNGRLDILIATDVAARGLDVERISLVVNYDIPMDSESYVHRIGRTGRAGRAGRALLFVENRERRLLRNIERTMRITIPEVDLPSGDLLSKRRLEKFATRVSQQLESSDLDQYRALLAKLQPAEEQDIETLAAALLKMAQGERPLILPPDAPVDRRPRREMRDRDDRGSNDRFGRRERDNSNGREAPARRERRDVGEMDMYRIEVGRDDGVEVRHIVGAIANEGDISSRYIGNIKLYATHSTIELPKGMPGELLQHFTKTRVLNKPLNMQLMGDAPASEPRRGGGGRRDGAPAAGGERRPFNGERRSSGNGGAGRGRDGQSRGPRRESGSREGGNSAPRRRSYSGNE; from the coding sequence ATGTCTGAGATAGAAACCTCTTTTGCTGATTTAGGCTTATCAGCACCTTTATTAAAAGCATTGACCGATATGGGATATGAAAAACCATCCCCGATTCAGTCGGCTTGTATTCCACATCTGCTGGAAGGTCGCGATGTATTAGGCATGGCGCAAACCGGTAGCGGCAAAACAGCGGCATTCGCATTGCCGTTTCTTAACAATATTCAAGCTGATATGGCCTGTCCGCAGGTTCTGGTATTGGCTCCAACCCGTGAATTAGCGGTTCAGGTAGCAGAAGCCTGTACTGAATATGCTAAAAATATGTCGGGTATTCGCGTTGTTGCTCTGTACGGCGGTCAACGCTATGACGTGCAACTGCGTGCTTTACGTCAGGGTCCACAAATTGTTGTGGGAACCCCAGGTCGTCTGTTAGATCACCTGAAACGTGGCACATTAGATTTATCTAAACTGAAAGGTTTAGTGCTGGATGAAGCTGACGAAATGTTACGTATGGGCTTCATCGAAGACGTTGAAACCATCATGGCGCAGATTCCGGCTGAACATCAGACCGCACTGTTCTCTGCGACTATGCCAGAAGCGATTCGTCGTATTACTCGTCGTTTCATGAAGGATCCACAGGAAGTTCGCATTCAGTCCAGCGTAGTGAATACGCCAGATATCAGCCAGAGTTACTGGACGGTATACGGTATGCGTAAAAACGAAGCGCTGGTTCGTTTCCTGGAAGCGGAAGATTTTGATGCGGCAATTATCTTTGTTCGCACCAAAAATGCCACGCTGGAAGTTGCTGAAGCATTAGAGCGCAGTGGCTATAACAGCGCCGCGTTAAATGGTGATATGAACCAGGCCCTGCGTGAGCAAACGCTGGAGCGCCTGAAGAATGGTCGTCTGGATATTTTGATTGCAACTGATGTTGCGGCTCGTGGTCTGGACGTTGAACGTATCAGCCTGGTCGTAAACTATGATATCCCGATGGATTCAGAGTCTTATGTTCACCGTATCGGTCGTACCGGTCGTGCGGGTCGTGCGGGTCGTGCATTACTGTTTGTTGAGAACCGTGAGCGTCGTTTACTACGTAACATTGAACGTACGATGAGAATTACCATTCCTGAAGTGGATTTACCTTCAGGCGATCTGTTAAGCAAGCGCCGTTTAGAGAAGTTTGCTACACGCGTTAGCCAGCAGCTGGAAAGCAGCGATTTGGATCAATACCGTGCGTTGTTGGCTAAATTACAGCCAGCAGAAGAGCAGGATATTGAGACTCTGGCAGCGGCACTGCTGAAGATGGCTCAGGGCGAACGCCCATTAATTCTGCCACCGGATGCACCTGTTGATCGTCGTCCACGTCGCGAAATGCGCGATCGTGACGATCGTGGCAGCAACGACCGTTTTGGTCGTCGTGAGCGCGATAACAGCAATGGCCGTGAAGCACCAGCCCGCCGTGAACGTCGTGACGTTGGCGAGATGGATATGTACCGTATTGAAGTGGGTCGTGATGATGGTGTTGAAGTTCGCCATATCGTTGGCGCTATTGCTAACGAAGGTGATATCAGCAGCCGCTACATTGGTAACATTAAATTGTACGCCACTCATTCAACGATCGAGTTGCCAAAAGGTATGCCTGGAGAGCTGTTACAGCACTTCACCAAAACTCGCGTGCTGAATAAGCCATTAAATATGCAACTGATGGGTGATGCACCTGCCAGTGAACCTCGTCGTGGTGGCGGTGGTCGTCGTGATGGTGCTCCTGCTGCTGGTGGTGAGCGTCGTCCTTTTAATGGTGAACGTCGTTCTTCTGGTAATGGTGGCGCGGGCCGCGGCCGTGACGGTCAATCTCGTGGTCCACGTCGTGAATCTGGTAGCCGTGAGGGTGGTAATAGCGCCCCACGTCGCCGTTCATATTCTGGTAATGAATAA
- a CDS encoding cytochrome o ubiquinol oxidase subunit IV: MKHTSVDASGASHGSVKSYLIGFVLSVILTAIPFWMVMTGAAAPATLAVVISLFAVVQIVVHLVYFLHMNTKSEGGWNFVALVFTGLIIAIVVVGSLWIMYNLNTNMMVH; the protein is encoded by the coding sequence ATGAAACATACCTCTGTAGACGCTTCCGGCGCCAGCCATGGCTCGGTTAAGTCTTATCTTATCGGGTTTGTGCTCTCAGTTATTCTGACGGCAATTCCTTTCTGGATGGTTATGACAGGAGCCGCAGCACCAGCAACTCTGGCTGTCGTTATCTCTCTGTTTGCCGTAGTCCAGATCGTGGTTCATTTGGTCTATTTCTTACATATGAACACAAAATCAGAGGGTGGCTGGAACTTTGTCGCCCTGGTATTCACCGGATTGATAATCGCCATCGTCGTTGTAGGTTCACTATGGATTATGTACAACCTTAATACCAACATGATGGTTCACTAA
- a CDS encoding luciferase-like monooxygenase, with the protein MSNSSSVPLSVLDLSPIIQGGTIPQAFTRSKELAILAERLGYHRYWMAEHHNMAGIASSATSVLVGYIAGATSTIRVGAGGVMLPNHSPLVIAEQFGTLASLYPNRIDLGLGRAPGTNQETAQALRRNDHDTSENFPANIAELTGYFDDEKPTQTIKAIPGQGLRVPVWLLGSSLYGAQLAARMGLPYAFASHFAPDMMLQALELYRREFKPSADLKKPYAMVCVNAIAADTGAEAEYMFTSLQQHFVNMLRGTPGPLPHPVEDINSVVAKHELYSANHTLSLSVIGDKNGVRNGLQNLLKETDADEIMINGQIFDHSARMRSFELIAEISADLAK; encoded by the coding sequence ATGTCTAATTCTTCCAGCGTACCACTTTCAGTGCTTGATCTCTCACCCATTATCCAGGGTGGCACCATCCCTCAGGCATTCACTCGCTCAAAAGAGCTGGCCATTCTGGCAGAACGTCTTGGTTATCATCGCTACTGGATGGCTGAACACCATAACATGGCGGGTATCGCCAGTTCAGCAACCTCCGTACTGGTTGGTTATATTGCCGGAGCGACATCAACCATTCGTGTTGGTGCCGGTGGCGTGATGTTACCTAACCATTCACCGCTGGTGATTGCCGAACAGTTTGGCACCCTGGCATCCCTCTATCCAAATCGTATCGATTTAGGTTTAGGACGTGCACCGGGTACCAATCAGGAAACGGCACAGGCTCTGCGCCGTAATGATCATGATACCTCAGAGAACTTTCCTGCCAATATTGCCGAGCTGACCGGTTATTTTGATGATGAAAAACCTACCCAGACCATCAAGGCAATTCCGGGTCAGGGATTACGGGTTCCCGTTTGGCTATTAGGCTCAAGCCTGTATGGCGCTCAACTGGCTGCACGTATGGGACTGCCTTATGCTTTCGCCTCCCACTTTGCACCGGATATGATGCTACAAGCACTTGAATTATATCGCCGTGAGTTCAAGCCTTCTGCCGATTTGAAAAAACCTTATGCCATGGTCTGTGTTAATGCCATTGCCGCCGATACCGGTGCTGAAGCAGAGTATATGTTTACCTCCTTACAGCAGCACTTTGTCAACATGCTGCGCGGAACACCAGGTCCATTGCCACATCCGGTCGAAGACATTAACTCAGTGGTGGCCAAACATGAACTTTACAGCGCTAACCATACCCTGAGCCTGTCAGTTATCGGTGATAAAAATGGTGTCCGTAACGGATTACAAAATTTGCTGAAAGAAACTGATGCAGATGAGATCATGATTAATGGACAGATATTCGATCACTCTGCCCGTATGCGCTCTTTTGAACTTATTGCGGAGATCTCTGCTGATTTAGCCAAATAA
- the nlpI gene encoding lipoprotein NlpI encodes MKPILRWCYIVATAILLTGCSSLEGRKYGVLAIPLQPTLQQEVMLARMEQILASQVLSGDERAQLLYERGVLFDSLGLRALARNDFSQALMIRPDIPEAFNYLGIYLTQGGNFDAAYDAFDSVLELDPTYNYARLNRGIALYYGGRYILAQDDLLAFYHDDPNDPFRSLWLYLAEKEIDSGKAKKALKERYAKAERGEWGWNIVEFYLGDISEKTLVNRLQAEATDNTSLAEHLSETDFYLGKHYLSLGDKNTAVALFKLTVANNVHNFVEHRYALLELALFGLEQDDLSESDKK; translated from the coding sequence CAGGATGTAGCAGCCTTGAAGGGCGTAAATATGGCGTTTTGGCAATTCCATTGCAGCCAACGCTGCAACAGGAAGTGATGCTGGCCCGTATGGAACAAATCCTTGCGAGTCAGGTCTTATCAGGTGATGAAAGAGCGCAGCTATTGTATGAGCGTGGTGTATTGTTCGACAGTCTTGGACTGCGGGCATTGGCACGTAATGACTTTTCGCAAGCGTTGATGATTCGTCCTGATATTCCAGAGGCATTCAATTACTTAGGAATATATCTGACGCAGGGCGGCAACTTTGATGCTGCTTATGATGCGTTTGATTCTGTATTAGAGCTTGATCCAACTTATAACTACGCGCGTTTAAACCGAGGGATTGCCTTATATTATGGCGGTCGCTACATTTTAGCGCAGGATGATCTGCTGGCGTTTTATCATGACGACCCTAACGATCCTTTCCGGTCTCTTTGGCTGTATTTAGCTGAAAAAGAGATTGATTCAGGTAAAGCAAAGAAGGCTCTTAAAGAGCGTTATGCTAAAGCTGAACGAGGAGAGTGGGGCTGGAATATTGTGGAGTTCTACCTGGGTGATATCAGCGAAAAAACGCTGGTTAACCGTCTACAGGCAGAAGCAACGGATAACACTTCGCTCGCTGAGCATCTCAGTGAAACTGACTTCTATTTAGGTAAACACTACCTGAGTCTGGGGGACAAGAACACCGCCGTGGCGTTGTTCAAACTGACGGTTGCCAACAACGTACATAACTTTGTTGAGCACCGCTATGCACTGTTGGAATTAGCCTTGTTCGGGCTAGAGCAAGACGACCTATCAGAATCGGATAAAAAATAG